One segment of Primulina tabacum isolate GXHZ01 chromosome 6, ASM2559414v2, whole genome shotgun sequence DNA contains the following:
- the LOC142547976 gene encoding putative membrane-associated kinase regulator 4, which yields MAKNLATDEDFIDMELNSMLHCSANSSPHSREFEFQMSSSCCENETSIFPADELFYKGKLLPLHLPPRLQMVQNLLHTASAAGEDFEEEDFYYTMPFLSACSTAPCTNSNTPLDSCNISPSESCRVSCELNPDDYFFEWSAELSSFVNGNHSRKKSWSKKFKLIKRYSILGQKLKASRTYLKSLFTKSACSDDHSSAKEADNLSKIDETFKISKKKSIGVQNARASYPTIANIINNFDKEATNEDQVHRKSFSGAIKLRNSPAKCLSLSSSNSSSTGSSSSSLNSNGFHELQLFRRSSSVTEVECSIEAAIEHCKSSQKAKNSRRICTI from the coding sequence ATGGCCAAGAATCTTGCAACAGATGAAGATTTCATCGACATGGAACTCAATTCTATGCTGCATTGCTCCGCAAACTCATCTCCACACAGCAGAGAATTCGAGTTTCAAATGTCTTCATCCTGCTGTGAGAATGAAACCTCCATTTTTCCAGCTGATGAGCTCTTCTACAAGGGCAAGCTCCTCCCTCTCCACCTCCCTCCGCGGCTGCAGATGGTCCAAAACCTCCTTCACACTGCATCCGCAGCCGGTGAAGATTTCGAAGAAGAAGACTTTTACTACACGATGCCATTCCTGTCTGCTTGCTCCACGgcaccttgtacaaactcaaATACCCCTCTAGATTCTTGCAACATTTCTCCATCGGAATCTTGCAGGGTAAGCTGTGAACTGAACCCTGATGATTACTTCTTTGAATGGTCTGCTGAACTAAGCAGTTTCGTTAATGGTAATCACTCGAGAAAAAAGTCATGGTCCAAGAAATTTAAGCTGATTAAACGTTATTCCATTCTTGGGCAGAAGCTCAAAGCTTCAAGAACTTATTTGAAATCTTTGTTCACTAAATCTGCTTGCTCCGACGATCACTCTTCTGCTAAAGAAGCAGATAATCTGTCAAAAATCGACGAGACCTTCAAAATCTCCAAGAAAAAGTCGATTGGAGTACAGAATGCAAGAGCCTCATATCCAACAATAGCTAATATAATCAATAACTTCGATAAGGAAGCGACTAATGAGGATCAGGTGCATAGGAAATCATTCTCCGGGGCAATTAAACTGCGTAATTCTCCGGCCAAGTGTTTGTCTTTATCTTCTTCCAACTCTTCCTCCACTGGTTCGTCTTCATCATCTTTAAATTCGAATGGGTTTCATGAGTTACAATTGTTTCGAAGGAGTAGTAGTGTCACCGAAGTTGAGTGTTCAATTGAGGCAGCTATCGAACATTGCAAGAGCTCTCAGAAAGCCAAGAATTCAAGAAGGATTTGCAccatttaa
- the LOC142548549 gene encoding uncharacterized protein LOC142548549, translating into MDAKHLFADEKFQHLEEMNGTLGSLDSSKTMLLKFLENPDSLVVKNLHDLQVDHSRKPSDYANYDSNFKAWKAARDISTKHDNCSHPNRKDGLLLDPHNRHVAHISCKSSKVRPDNNAKRILPTRIVVLKPNLGKVQNGGAPLSPPDHLHDCPPHLRKMTGYSSFNCTKTLTFGRKDSSYNMGFTKLMSNEAREKAREITRRMKDACDGPMDLMSSGFRGYAGDESSYDSFESESDSDSEMFKLSSRNSFDSKCGYPSYNFVESHFNIETKRKLSDGWKMAHKYQDAEIVAKKRSLGEMLAKPDKEMKPKFSYVKTSLNSTSKELGSNNGSAKWNGPLGISSRDGREDEIKKTSSRSRSLPPYVGERSQRRSKCRDVLSTAKNLGHSDPVSNGGNTVVKANLRLKEGTSSKDSQSRPKKPLPCLNRPINDLDSSLEANLEIQRDTKIVNLPEKQPMFQTVLEDEIRAIPESDVIKTAENGSSILPRKHSKLLPELESSAVDKDSAACDQEDTLFQKTHKVPSDQDSPTLERQGIELDSSESSKEADHFSPMSVLEIPFTEDRASNTDSFEKVGAELRELRMQLRLLKMESGKYTEEEVAQESPMCSEGQDTSDTWESSYIFDVLMDSGIEESGLHIFKTAWYTPECPLNPKLFNDLEKKYNYNTTVLKCERKLLFDRVNSAFLVYFQQHVDTCPWVVEKRLKLHPDLQKEELREAFEKLIVQDFAIERISETVLHPETKWFDSKEEIDMIGNEIEALLVDDLILEVFM; encoded by the exons ATGGATGCAAAACATCTTTTTGCTGACGAAAAATTTCAGCATTTGGAAGAGATGAATGGCACCTTAGGTTCGCTAGATTCAAGTAAGACCATGTTGTTGAAATTTCTCGAGAATCCAGATTCTTTAGTTGTGAAGAATTTGCATGATCTGCAAGTTGACCATTCCAGGAAGCCATCGGATTATGCAAATTATGACAGCAATTTCAAAGCATGGAAAGCAGCCAGAGATATTTCAACTAAACATGACAACTGTTCTCATCCCAACCGCAAAGACGGTCTTCTTCTCGACCCACACAATCGCCATGTAGCTCATATTTCTTGCAAGTCTTCAAAGGTTCGACCAGACAACAATGCGAAAAGGATTCTTCCCACGAGGATTGTTGTTCTGAAGCCCAATCTTGGGAAGGTTCAGAATGGGGGTGCACCTCTTTCGCCACCTGATCACTTGCATGATTGTCCCCCACATCTCAGGAAAATGACCGGATATTCAAGTTTTAACTGTACCAAGACATTAACATTTGGTAGGAAAGATTCTTCTTATAATATGGGATTCACAAAGCTCATGTCAAATGAAGCTAGAGAAAAAGCCAGGGAAATTACAAGACGAATGAAAGATGCTTGTGATGGGCCGATGGATTTGATGTCTTCTGGGTTCAGAGGATATGCAGGAGATGAGAGTTCGTATGATTCTTTTGAAAGTGAATCTGATAGTGATTCAGAGATGTTTAAGCTGTCGTCTAGAAATTCTTTTGATAGCAAGTGTGGATACCCATCTTATAATTTTGTTGAGTCCCATTTCAATATAGAGACGAAAAGGAAACTATCTGACGGGTGGAAGATGGCTCACAAGTATCAAGATGCAGAAATTGTTGCTAAGAAGAGGTCGTTGGGTGAAATGCTTGCCAAGCCTGATAAAGAAATGAAGCCTAAATTTTCGTATGTTAAGACGAGTCTCAACAGTACAAGCAAAGAACTTGGTAGCAATAATGGATCTGCTAAGTGGAATGGTCCTCTAGGCATCAGCTCTAGGGATGGTCGGGAGGATGAAATAAAGAAAACTTCATCTAGATCGAGATCTCTTCCACCATATGTTGGTGAAAGAAGCCAGAGAAGAAGCAAATGTCGCGATGTTTTGTCTACAGCCAAAAATCTGGGACACAGTGACCCTGTTAGTAATGGTGGTAATACGGTTGTGAAAGCAAATCTACGTTTGAAAGAAGGTACTTCGTCCAAAGATTCACAATCTAGGCCCAAGAAGCCTCTTCCCTGTCTGAACAGACCTATTAATGATCTAGATTCTTCGTTAGAAGCCAATTTGGAGATCCAAAGGGACACGAAGATTGTGAACTTACCCGAAAAACAACCCATGTTTCAGACTGTTTTGGAAGATGAAATCCGTGCAATTCCGGAATCTGATGTAATAAAGACTGCGGAAAATGGAAGCTCAATTTTACCTCGGAAACATTCTAAGTTGCTTCCAGAGCTAGAATCCTCCGCCGTGGATAAAGATTCTGCTGCCTGTGACCAAGAAGATACCCTTTTCCAG AAAACACACAAGGTACCATCTGATCAAGATTCTCCTACCTTGGAGCGGCAGGGAATTGAGCTGGACTCTTCAGAAAGCTCAAAGGAGGCTGATCATTTCAGTCCAATGTCAGTCCTTGAGATTCCTTTCACAGAAGATAGGGCATCAAACACTGACAGTTTTGAGAAAGTCGGTGCTGAACTTCGTG AACTTCGAATGCAGCTGCGACTTCTTAAGATGGAGTCCGGGAAATACACCGAGGAGGAGGTTGCACAAGAATCTCCAATGTGTTCTGAAGGGCAAGACACGTCCGACACCTGGGAATCTTCCTACATTTTTGACGTGCTGATGGACTCTGGTATTGAAGAATCTGGTCTCCATATATTTAAAACAGCGTGGTACACCCCGGAGTGCCCTCTAAATCCCAAGTTATTTAATGACCTGGAGAAGAAATACAACTATAACACAACTGTGTTAAAGTGTGAAAGGAAGTTACTTTTTGACAGAGTGAACTCTGCATTCTTGGTGTATTTTCAGCAGCACGTCGATACATGCCCGTGGGTCGTGGAGAAAAGATTGAAATTGCATCCAGATTTGCAGAAAGAAGAGTTGAGAGAAGCTTTTGAGAAGTTGATCGTGCAAGACTTTGCGATCGAGCGGATATCAGAGACAGTACTCCATCCGGAGACTAAATGGTTCGATTCGAAAGAAGAAATTGACATGATAGGCAATGAAATTGAAGCACTACTCGTAGATGACCTGATATTAGAAGTTTTCATGTAA
- the LOC142548550 gene encoding protein SLOW GREEN 1, chloroplastic-like, with the protein MAMATLNLTTSKAPNIHHRINPLRSSFSRSFLSLSFTIPPPTFPRLVHSTTKASFQPSNPEINPQKPTPRFPFISDLPPLKATLLAALAAAALLGSQFYFALKPAYTARVLPQITVESTEKDVVVDEERENFLEEKLISNPSDIDGLKDLLEIKIRSKKVSEAVGILEKLIQLEPEDMEWPTLKAHIYACNGETELAKNGFLEVLKKDPLLVEAYHGLVTVASREESSEELESINKRVEEAMKMCEKENKMSDMRDFKMLLAQIRLLEGRYDTALKVYQELVEEEPKDFRPYLCQGIIFTLLGNSNEAEKNFEEYRRLVPRGHPYASYFDDNVTATKIFAQKMEEEGAITKS; encoded by the coding sequence ATGGCCATGGCCACTCTGAATCTCACCACTTCTAAAGCTCCCAACATTCACCATCGGATCAATCCCCTCCGTTCATCTTTTTCCCGGTCTTTCCTCTCCCTTTCCTTCACAATCCCCCCTCCAACTTTTCCTCGCTTGGTTCATTCCACCACTAAAGCCTCTTTTCAACCCTCAAACCCTGAAATTAACCCCCAAAAACCTACTCCCAGATTTCCATTTATTTCAGATTTGCCTCCCCTCAAGGCCACCCTCCTCGCCGCTCTCGCCGCCGCCGCTCTTTTGGGTTCTCAGTTTTATTTTGCGTTGAAACCGGCTTATACTGCTCGAGTTTTGCCCCAAATCACTGTAGAGTCCACAGAAAAAGATGTGGTTGTGGATGAAGAAAGAGAAAATTTTCTTGAGGAAAAATTGATCTCCAATCCCTCCGATATTGATGGGCTCAAGGATCTACTGGAAATCAAGATAAGGAGCAAAAAGGTCTCAGAAGCTGTTGGGATTCTTGAAAAGTTGATACAACTGGAGCCTGAGGATATGGAGTGGCCTACATTGAAAGCGCATATCTATGCTTGTAATGGGGAGACTGAATTGGCGAAAAATGGATTCTTAGAGGTATTGAAGAAGGACCCTTTACTCGTGGAAGCTTATCACGGTCTGGTCACCGTGGCATCGCGGGAGGAGTCGAGCGAGGAGTTGGAGAGTATTAATAAGAGAGTTGAAGAGGCAATGAAGATGTGTGAAAAGGAGAATAAAATGAGTGATATGAGGGATTTTAAGATGTTGCTCGCGCAGATTCGGCTTCTTGAAGGGCGATATGACACTGCATTGAAGGTTTACCAGGAGTTAGTGGAGGAGGAGCCGAAGGATTTTCGGCCGTACTTATGTCAAGGAATAATCTTTACACTGTTGGGAAACAGCAATGAGGCGGAGAAGAATTTCGAGGAGTACAGAAGATTGGTTCCTCGAGGGCACCCTTATGCTAGTTATTTCGATGATAATGTGACTGCCACCAAGATTTTCGCTCAGAAGATGGAGGAGGAGGGAGCAATTACAAAGAGTTGA